One Lutzomyia longipalpis isolate SR_M1_2022 chromosome 4, ASM2433408v1 DNA segment encodes these proteins:
- the LOC129796128 gene encoding porphobilinogen deaminase-like isoform X1: MERDGDKIIRVGSRKSELALIQTKYVIGQLQALFPDRKFEIHTMSTVGDRVLNISLPKIGEKSLFTKDLEDALRTGRVDFVVHSLKDLPTTLPNGMAIGAVLEREDPRDALVLNEKHRGKTLKTLPEGSIIGTSSLRRAAQLARFYPQLTVCDIRGNLNTRLAKLDAENSKFAGIILAHAGLVRMGWEKRISQVLKCDELLYAVGQGALAVECRADAEEILRMLQKLCCRTTEGRILAERSFLRTLGGGCSAPVAVSSSLKRARDQDGHKLTLRGAVWSLDGKTEIRDEVSCEVPFEVDATEVDGVPPKKVKVTEVPARRSPDIIDDSKATGGETQNLDIGALINLHGDAFKRCPYSKQQQPHERCPLSIPIGQDVMGVCPFFGTTEKVNLAEEFGPEHKEATAGVSKCPFSGTKITPEAPPIEKCPFLANQVKLIDCDAEHGQVQHNGDSVVAPQTNVPLFCGLFRHTTVPQDFLAKSEALGKQLANALIARGAMEVMSKAQDEIRGKV; encoded by the exons ATGGAACGTGATGGAGATAAAATCATTCGGGTGGGGTCACGGAAGAGTGAG TTGGCGCTCATTCAAACCAAGTATGTCATCGGGCAACTCCAGGCACTCTTCCCGGACAGGAAGTTTGAAATAC acacAATGTCAACAGTGGGTGATCGAGTGTTGAACATTTCCCTGCCGAAGATTGGGGAGAAGAGTCTCTTTACGAAGGATCTCGAGGATGCTCTTCGTACGGGAAGGGTGGACTTTGTTGTGCACTCACTGAAGGATCTACCAACAACACTACCGAATGGGATGGCGATTGGTGCGGTGTTGGAGCGAGAAGATCCCCGAGATGCACTCGTGCTCAATGAGAAGCATCGTGGGAAGACACTTAAAACCCTCCCGGAGGGCTCTATCATTGGTACATCATCCCTCCGGCGGGCAGCACAGCTAGCCCGGTTCTACCCTCAGCTCACAGTTTGCGATATCCGGGGGAATCTCAATACGCGTCTGGCGAAACTCGAtgcggaaaattcaaaattcgcCGGGATTATTCTCGCGCATGCTGGGCTCGTCCGGATGGGATGGGAGAAGCGTATTAGCCAGGTGCTGAAGTGCGATGAACTCCTCTATGCCGTAGGACAGGGAGCTCTCGCCGTGGAATGCCGTGCTGATGCTGAAGAGATTCTCCGGATGCTGCAAAAGCTTTGCTGTCGCACCACCGAAGGGCGTATTCTGGCCGAAAGAAGCTTCCTCCGTACCCTGGGTGGAGGCTGCAGTGCCCCAGTGGCAGTGAGTAGTTCCCTGAAGCGTGCACGTGATCAGGATGGACACAAATTAACCCTTCGTGGGGCTGTGTGGAGTCTCGATGGGAAAACGGAGATTCGCGATGAAGTTTCGTGTGAAGTTCCATTTGAAGTGGATGCAACGGAAGTTGATGGGGTACCACCGAAGAAGGTAAAAGTCACGGAAGTGCCGGCAAGACGAAGCCCCGACATCATTGATGACTCCAAAGCAACTGGTGGTGAGACACAAAATCTCGATATTGGTGCTCTGATAAATCTCCACGGGGATGCCTTCAAGCGTTGCCCGTATTCGAAGCAACAGCAACCCCATGAAAGGTGCCCCCTTAGTATTCCCATTGGGCAGGATGTGATGGGAGTGTGTCCATTCTTCGGGACAACGGAAAAGGTGAATTTGGCCGAGGAATTCGGACCGGAGCATAAAGAAGCTACAGCTGGGGTGTCAAAATGTCCCTTTTCCGGCACGAAAATCACCCCCGAAGCGCCTCCAATTGAAAAGTGTCCCTTCCTGGCGAATCAGGTGAAGCTCATTGATTGCGATGCTGAGCATGGGCAGGTACAGCACAATGGGGACTCTGTGGTGGCTCCTCAAACCAACGTACCCCTCTTCTGTGGCCTCTTCCGCCACACTACAGTTCCGCAGGATTTCCTAGCAAAATCAGAGGCTCTTGGGAAGCAATTAGCGAATGCTCTAATCGCCAGAGGCGCCATGGAGGTCATGAGCAAGGCTCAAGATGAAATCCGTGGgaaagtttga
- the LOC129796225 gene encoding uncharacterized protein LOC129796225, whose product MRLIVALLVVQVISPTYAKPIFEFIGNIASSVVNTATQASNTFTSSITQAMQTANGALQNALNTALSAINAVLDGTGQVMTAFVDQSGQITATIANQANNVVEVVVNSAGRMISAGGEVMRNVVNVPSEVLKKIQEAAQMAAQQAQQTANVATQQVQQIANNAYQQGQAARQHVQEIVGDIFETANETLLEGYGHGPFNILQEAYQQGQEVIAGAIQGGYQAANDAVQQVQQSLDDAIQQGEAVFQSAQNTVDNYIEVELTAK is encoded by the exons ATGCGTTTAATCGTAGCTCTGTTGGTTGTTCAAGTTATTTCACCAACATATG CAAAGCCTATCTTTGAATTCATTGGCAATATTGCATCATCAGTCGTGAATACTGCTACACAGGCTAGTAATACTTTCACCAGTAGCATAACACAGGCTATGCAAACTGCCAACGGGGCTCTTCAGAATGCTCTCAATACTGCTTTGTCGGCTATTAATGCCGTCTTAGATGGTACAGGGCAGGTTATGACGGCTTTTGTCGATCAATCAGGACAAATTACGGCAACAATTGCGAATCAAGCTAATAATGTGGTGGAAGTTGTTGTTAACAGTGCTGGACGTATGATTTCTGCAGGTGGAGAAGTGATGAGAAATGTTGTAAATGTTCCATCtgaagttcttaagaaaatccaAGAAGCTGCTCAAATGGCTGCCCAACAGGCGCAACAAACTGCGAATGTTGCCACTCAGCAGGTTCAGCAAATTGCTAATAATGCTTACCAACAAGGTCAGGCAGCCAGACAACATGTTCAGGAGATCGTTGGCGACATTTTTGAGACTGCTAATGAGACACTACTGGAAGGATATGGTCATGGTCCCTTTAACATATTACAAGAAGCCTATCAACAAGGGCAAGAAGTCATCGCTGGAGCTATTCAGGGAGGATATCAAGCTGCTAATGACGCCGTTCAGCAGGTGCAACAGTCTCTTGATGATGCTATACAACAAGGAGAAGCTGTATTTCAGTCAGCTCAGAACACTGTTGATAATTATATCGAAGTAGAACTTACTgctaaataa
- the LOC129796128 gene encoding DNA/RNA-binding protein KIN17-like isoform X2, which produces MGRAEVGTPKYLANKMKAKGLQKLRWYCQMCQKQCRDENGFKCHTMSESHQRQLLLFADNSKRYIDDFSGEFAKGYVEILRRQFGTKRVAANKVYQEYISDKNHLHMNATRWLSLTGFVLWLGKTGQCVVDETEKGWYITYIDRDPETIARQEKMAKKQKMDKDDEERLQEFIEKQVERGKKDEETAGSSTGGGEFVRENEEEKIKLKINLAGTSKKEAIFKKPALLTKRPAEDSGSAEKRSKREKEARRISALDDIIKTEESRKERTNRKDYWLKEGIIVKIVSKSLAEGKVYKEKAVVQEVIDKYRAKVKLLETGKKLEVHQDDVETVIPQIGKEILVLNGAYRGSKAVLKSLQEEDYSVTIEISEGPLTGRQVDRVRYEDISKLY; this is translated from the coding sequence ATGGGGCGCGCAGAGGTCGGAACTCCCAAGTACCTGGCCAACAAGATGAAGGCTAAGGGGCTGCAGAAGCTACGATGGTACTGCCAGATGTGTCAGAAGCAGTGTCGCGATGAAAATGGCTTCAAGTGCCACACAATGAGTGAATCCCACCAGCGGCAGCTCCTCCTCTTTGCCGACAACTCCAAGAGGTACATCGATGACTTCTCCGGGGAATTCGCCAAGGGCTACGTTGAGATACTAAGACGGCAATTTGGGACAAAGCGCGTGGCTGCCAATAAGGTGTATCAGGAGTATATTTCGGATAAGAATCACCTCCATATGAATGCAACACGATGGCTCTCACTGACGGGATTTGTACTCTGGCTCGGGAAGACGGGGCAGTGTGTGGTGGATGAAACGGAAAAGGGATGGTACATCACATACATTGATCGGGATCCGGAAACCATTGCACGGCAGGAGAAAATGGCGAAGAAGCAGAAGATGGACAAGGATGACGAGGAGCGATTGCAGGAATTCATTGAGAAGCAAGTTGAGCGTGGGAAGAAGGACGAGGAGACAGCGGGGTCGAGCACAGGAGGTGGGGAGTTTGTGCGTGAGAACGAAGAGGAAAAGATAAAGCTGAAAATCAACCTGGCAGGGACGAGTAAAAAGGAAGCAATCTTCAAGAAACCCGCTCTGCTGACAAAACGCCCCGCGGAGGATTCCGGAAGTGCGGAGAAGCGTTCCAAGCGTGAAAAGGAAGCACGAAGGATCTCAGCACTGGATGACATCATAAAAACGGAGGAATCCCGAAAGGAGAGAACCAACAGGAAGGACTATTGGCTCAAGGAGGGGATAATTGTGAAGATTGTCAGCAAATCCTTGGCCGAGGGGAAGGTGTACAAGGAGAAAGCCGTTGTGCAGGAAGTTATTGATAAGTATCGGGCTAAAGTTAAGCTCCTGGAGACCGGGAAGAAATTGGAAGTTCACCAGGATGACGTTGAAACGGTCATTCCGCAAATTGGGAAGGAAATTCTTGTACTCAATGGTGCCTACAGGGGCTCCAAGGCAGTTCTAAAAAGCCTCCAGGAGGAAGATTACTCCGTGACCATTGAAATATCCGAAGGACCCCTCACAGGAAGACAAGTTGATCGTGTTCGGTACGAAGATATAAGCAAACTATACTGA